In Mytilus edulis chromosome 7, xbMytEdul2.2, whole genome shotgun sequence, a single genomic region encodes these proteins:
- the LOC139529978 gene encoding digestive cysteine proteinase 1-like, protein MKLILFFTATFVSASLAVVDLNGQWNQWKTDFDKYYSTSEDEANKRAVWEMNLEYVNAHNNDVQSEFRLAMNEFADQESPKRPHIKTNSEREYEEIEHNWTFLPSTFDWRTKGAIGPVQNQGQLGQVLSIAALEIMESYEFIKNRRSIPLSLQEVVDCCTHGSELVTPVFNCIHNIGGLCSMADYPMHGSAGQCRNTSCTSVVRNMGTMAVAEGNEDQLQIAVLHFPVMAVIDASLQSFQLYRAGVYDEPKCSSTKLDHAVQIVGYGSEGGKDYWIVKNSWGVNWGMQGYILMRRNKNNQCGIASDATYPV, encoded by the exons atgaaattgattttatttttcacgGCAACATTTGTGTCGGCTTCTTTGGCTGTAGTTGATCTAAATGGTCAATGGAATCAGTGGAAAACTGACTTTGACAAATATTACAGTACTTCAGAAGATGAAGCTAACAAGCGTGCCGTGTGGGAGATGAACCTGGAATATGTTAATGCACACAACAATGATGTACAGTCAGAATTCAGATTGGCAATGAACGAATTTGCTGACCAG GAATCACCAAAACGTCCGCATATTAAAACTAATTCTGAAAGAGAGTATGAAGAGATTGAACACAATTGGACTTTTTTACCGTCTACTTTTGATTGGAGAACAAAAGGTGCAATAGGTCCTGTGCAAAATCAAGGGCAGCTGGGACAAGTACTTTCAATTGCAGCACTAG AAATTATGGAAAgctatgaatttataaaaaatagaCGTTCGATTCCATTAAGCTTACAAGAAGTGGTGGACTGCTGTACCCATGGGTCTGAGTTGGTGACACCAGTGTTTAACTGTATACATAATATAGGTGGTCTGTGTTCAATGGCAGATTATCCAATGCATGGTTCTGCTGGACAGTGCAGAAACACAAGCTGTACGTCCGTTGTACGG AATATGGGCACAATGGCTGTTGCAGAAGGAAACGAAGACCAATTACAGATAGCCGTGTTACACTTTCCAGTAATGGCAGTTATTGATGCTAGTCTTCAGTCATTTCAGTTGTATCGAGCTGGGGTCTACGATGAACCAAAGTGCAGTTCAACAAAACTTGATCATGCGGTTCAGATCGTCGGATATGGTTCTGAAGGTGGAAAAGATTATTGGATCGTCAAAAATAGCTGGG GTGTAAACTGGGGAATGCAAGGTTACATACTAATGAGAAGAAATAAGAATAACCAATGTGGTATTGCCTCTGACGCCACCTATCCTGTATAA
- the LOC139482964 gene encoding uncharacterized protein produces MEDKTQLNLSSVEETFNRKVEDPFEHKPREYKRPKSYASNSQAFDPFKKVDLFEETQPKYDSSSKNERENKTNMPIQEQREPRSTNSPIQEQEEPKPPPKMPEKQQTPLEMQERYEKPNDIENDDDDDEDDDMDFLKNYKLSSMLPIIQPNWIQHL; encoded by the coding sequence ATGGAGGATAAAACTCAATTAAATCTGAGTTCTGTTGAAGAAACATTTAATAGGAAAGTAGAAGATCCTTTTGAACACAAACCAAGAGAATACAAAAGACCGAAATCTTATGCAAGCAACAGTCAAGCTTTTGATCCCTTTAAAAAGGTAGATTTGTTTGAGGAAACGCAACCGAAATATGATAGCAGTTCAAAGAATGAacgtgaaaataaaacaaacatgccCATACAGGAACAAAGGGAACCTAGATCAACAAACTCACCCATTCAAGAACAAGAAGAACCAAAACCTCCTCCGAAGATGCCAGAGAAGCAACAGACACCCCTAGAAATGCAAGAACGATATgaaaaaccaaatgacatagaaaacgatgatgatgatgatgaagatgatgacATGGATTTTCTGAAAAACTACAAACTATCATCCATGTTGCCAATTATTCAACCAAATTGGATACAACATCTCTAG
- the LOC139530021 gene encoding nuclear pore complex protein Nup50-like: protein MAKRRADKELTDRNWDDADEPEEAGEIQLATEESLKGRQILKGKRRGAAPVQNKEFSGFSGFSFKPTAASTPFSFNVRSVTNGGSEKDEKQTEKTKESENGQAKTLPPSNGAEKKKGSYLSSLKNLNESVLSWIKSHVDKNPFCILTPVFKDYEKHLEEIMKNKDGEKTETGEKSKGETDTKTAPTFPLGNSLMSPTSLTTENKPSVASFAFGNSPNSKTATTTETKPLGTGFQFGASLTKPTGFGSIPTTTAAFGASSTTTTGFGATATGFSGFGFKSSTESKPTSGFSFAVNKPAGESGASQEEDDEYVPPLAESKEVPEEGSVHSIKCKLFYQKDGAWTERGVGFLHLKIIDEKLQLVVRADTTLGNIILNIILSPSIPLKRQGKNNVSMICVPNPPVDKKADPSKPVPMMIRVKTLEDADQLLEKMEELRKKD, encoded by the exons ATGGCAAAGAGACGAGCAGATAAAGAATTAACTGACAGAAATTGGGACGATGCAGATGAACCAGAAGAG GCAGGGGAAATCCAGCTTGCCACTGAAGAATCATTAAAAGGAAGACAAATTCTGAAAGGAAAAAGGAGAGGTGCAGCTCCAGTTCAG AACAAAGAATTCAGTGGGTTTTCTGGTTTTAGTTTCAAACCTACAGCAGCTAGTACACCATTCTCTTTTAATGTTAGATCGGTCACCAATGGTGGGTCGGAAAAGGATGAAAAACAAACGGAGAAAACAAAAGAATCTGAAAATGGACAAGCAAAGACACTTCCACCATCTAATGGTGCTGAGAAAAAGAAAGGATCTTATTTGTCAAGTTTGAAAAATTTGAATGAAAGTGTTTTATCATGGATAAAAAGTCATGTTGATAAGAATCCATTTTGTATATTGACTCCTGTATTTAAAGACTACGAGAAACATTTAGaagaaataatgaaaaataaagatggaGAGAAAACAGAAACTGGAGAGAAATCAAAAGGAGAAACAGACACAA aaaCAGCTCCAACATTTCCCCTTGGAAATTCTCTTATGTCACCAACATCTTTAACAACAGAAAACAAGCCATCTGTTGCAAGTTTTGCATTTGGTAATTCTCCCAATTCTAAAACAGCAACTACTACAGAGACCAAACCATTGGGAACTGGTTTCCAGTTTGGAGCCAGTTTAACTAAACCAACCGGGTTTGGTTCTATTCCTACTACAACTGCAGCCTTTGGTGCCAGCTCAACTACAACAACTGGATTTGGCGCAACAGCTACTGGTTTCTCAGGGTTTGGTTTCAAGTCTTCCACAGAGAGTAAACCTACATCTGGTTTCTCATTTGCTGTAAACAAGCCAGCTGGAGAGAGTGGTGCTAGTCAAG AAGAAGATGATGAGTATGTGCCTCCTCTAGCAGAATCTAAAGAGGTTCCAGAGGAGGGATCAGTACACTCCATCAA ATGTAAGCTGTTTTATCAGAAAGATGGAGCTTGGACAGAGAGAGGTGTAGGATTTTTACATCTGAAGATAATTGATGAAAAGTTACAACTTGTAGTTAGAGCTGATACTACCCTAG GCAACATAATCTTGAACATTATACTGTCTCCATCTATACCACTGAAAAGACAAGGCAAAAACAATGTGAGCATGATATGTGTACCCAATCCTCCTGTGGACAAAAAGGCTGATCCTTCCAAACCTGTTCCTATGATGATACGAGTAAAAACTTTGGAGGACGCAGATCAACTACTAGAAAAAATGGAAGAATTGAGAAAGAAAGATTGA